One window from the genome of Nicotiana tomentosiformis chromosome 5, ASM39032v3, whole genome shotgun sequence encodes:
- the LOC138893080 gene encoding uncharacterized protein, which translates to MATHSVVPVRPVVRAATSEEEQLRFERYKKYHPHTFCGLVTNDTQGFLEDCHRILRTMGIVERSRVTFVTFHLRGAAYQLWRTYELVESSSLTWVQVSEKFLRDFVPQSFRDEWRAKFEQLHQGTRSVSEYVIRFSDLAIHAHALAATVRKRVSRFIEGLRHDIRFSMAQELESDVSFQPVVGIARRVEGI; encoded by the coding sequence atggcaacACATTCTGTGGTCCCAGTTCGGCctgtggttagggcagcaacatctgaggaagaacaacttagatttgagaggtacaaaaagtaccaccctcataCCTTTTGTGGATTGGTGACAAACGATACCCAGGGTTTCCTGGAGGATTGTCACCgcattcttcgtactatgggtattgtggagaggaGCAGGGTTACCTTTGTTACGTTCCATCttaggggagcggcttatcagttgTGGCGGACGTATGAATTGGTTGAGTcatcttcacttacatgggttcaggtTTCAGAGAAGTTCCTGAGAGACTTTGTACCTCAGTCCTTTCGAGATGAATGGCGcgcaaagtttgagcagttgcaccagggcactaggtcagtgtcagagtatgtcattagattcagtgatttggccataCATGCACATGCTTTGGCCGCTACAGTTAGAAAGCGTGTtagtagattcattgaggggctcaggcatgatattcggttcagcatggctcaagagttagagtcagatgtttcatttcagccggtggtagggatcgctcgccgagtgGAGGGCATATAG